CACAACAACAGGGTGTCAAATCCCCGATATTGAGGGCCGTAGCTTTCGGTATATACAATGTTGGGATCAAAAATGGTACTTAATATAGAATTGTCCTTGTTAATCCATGAATCGAAATATTGCCTGATCCGCCGCTCACGTTCAATCATTTGATTCCACCTCCACAATATGCCGGAAAAGAATCCGGTACTCATACGGCTCCAGCGCCACGTTCATCATCCCGCGTTCGGGAGCAACCGCTTCACCTGTTAGCGCATCCAGCCAGTCACTGGTCTCCATGGGGTGGCTGAGTGTGCGTGGCTGCGGTGAGTTGTTCATCCAGACCGTGAAGTGGATCAGCTCATCTGCACGCTCATAGACGATGCACGGGTCATGCTCGCCGGCCTGAAGAATCCGGAAGCGGCCTTCGCGGAGGGCTTTATGCTCCTTGCGCAAACTAATCATCCTACGGTAAAAGTCATACAGCTCACGGTCCTGCTTGCTCTGCTCCCATTCCATACATTTGCGGCAATCCGGGTCCTCATAGCCGGTCAGGCCAATCTCATCGCCGTAATAGATGCAGGGAGTGCCCATGAAGGTGAACAGGAAGACGACCGTCAGCTTCAGCTTCCGTTTGTCTTCACCGAGCACGGTGAGCAGGCGGGGGGTGTCATGGCTGCCGAGCAGATTGAAGACCACCTCATTCGTCTGCTGCGGATAACGCATGAGCAGGCCGCCGATCCGGTGACCGAAGGTGATGCCGTCCATCCCGCCGTTGAAGAATTCCAGCACCGTCCCCGAGAAGGGATAGTTCATCACCGAATCAAACTGGTCGCCGAGCAGCCAGGTTAAGGAATCACTCCAAACCTCGCCTACGATGTAAGCATCCGGGTTCGCGGCTTTGACCACCTTGCGAAAATCGCGCCAGAAGTGATGGTCCACCTCGTTGGCCACATCCAGCCGCCAGCCGTCCACCTTGATCTCCTTAATCCAGTATTCGGCCACCTCCAGCAGATAGGATTTTACTTCATGATTGGCGGTGTTGAACTTCGGCATATTGCCATAGAAGCCGAACGTATCATAGGTGGGAATGCCGTCCACAATCTCAGCCGGAAAAGAGTTCACATGGAACCAGTCCCGGTAGACCGAATATTCCCCCTTGGCCAGAACATCCTGGAAGGGCGGGAACTGGTCGCTGCAATGGTTGAACACGGCATCAAGCATGACGCGCAGGCCCCGTCTGTGGCATTCTTCGACGACCTGCTTCAGCAGCTCATTATCGCCAAAATGCGGGTCGACTCTCCGGTAATCCACGATGTCATATTTATGATTGGAAGGCGAGACGAACAGCGGGGTGAAATAGAGGGCATTGACGCCCAGCTCCTGCAGGTCATCCAGATGGTCCAGCACGCCCTGAAGGTCGCCGCCGAAGAAATTATTCAGCTCGGGCTTGCCGCCCCAGGGCTGCGTGCCGTCCGGATTAATCAGGGGATTGCCATTCGCGAACCGCTCGGTCATGATCTGGTAGAACACCGCATCCTTCGCCCAGGGAGGAACCCGGAACAAGTCGATCCCGTGGATATAGGGGAATTCGTAGAAGTGATTCGGCGGGGGCGGGCATTCCGAGCGGATCCCGTTATCAAGCAGATAGACCGTCTCCATACCTTTACTCACGCGAAAAGTATAGCTAAGCCGCTTATATTTGGGCCGGACCGCTGCTTCCCAGTAGTCGAATTTGTCATCGGAGGCAGCCTTCTCCATGATAATGTCATAAGAAGTATGCTGCCAATCGTACTTGTCGCCGGTAAGGGCGACTACGTAGTCCACATCATCACGTTTGGTGCGCACACGCAGATGAATCGTTTCAGTATCATAGGCATAGGCCCATTTGTCACGGGGAACATGGTACATCGCTTCAAGCAGCATAGTAGCACCTCCTGCAAATTGGGTGGAAGCTGTAATGATTCATGCGGTAATTGGAGATAATCTATAGTAGATAGTATTATATACCACCTTCTTAGGATGTGCATTTTTTTGTCGCTGTAACAGGTTTTTGTCACAAAATTGTCTTTGCATATTCATACGAAGTGATTTATAATAAATCGGTCAATGAGACGGAACAGTAGAGAGAACATAAATAGAATAGGGGAGACGGGACAAATGAACAAATGGGGTAAACTTTCAATGGGACTGCTGCTGGCAGCAGGACTCTTGGCCGGATGCGGCTCTAATAACGATAAGAACAACACCGCAGCAAGCGGGAATGGCGGTGCTGCAAGCACAGAGGCACCGGCCAAGAAGCTGATTATGGGCACAAGCGCTGACTTTCCTCCCTATGAATTCCACAAGATGGTTGAAGGTAAGGATACGATTGTTGGTTTCGATATCGAGATTGCCAAGGAGATTGCCGCTGATCTCGGCCAGGAGCTGGAGATTAAGGATCTTCCGTTCGACTCTTTGCTGAATGAGCTGGCAAGCGGCCGGATCGATATGGTCATCTCGGGACTTAGCCCTACACCGGAACGCGCTGAGGCTGTAGGCCTCTCGGATATCTACTATAAGGCAGAGCAGGCTGTCGTAGTGCGTGAAGCAGACAAGGACAAATTCGCTACCATGGACGCACTGAAGGGCGCCAAGATCGGAATTCAGACCGGTTCCATCCAGGAGGGTATCGCTAAGGGCATCGAAGGCGCACAGCTGACCTCCCTCAGCAAAATCTCCGAAATCGTCCTGCAGCTGCAGTCGAACCGGGTAGATGCTTCCATTATGGAAGGACCTGTGGCCAAGTCCTTTGTGAAGAACGTCAAGGGCCTTGTAATCACCGATGCCAAGCCTGAGGTTGAAGATGACGGCTATGCCATCGGCGTGAAGAAGGGCAACACCGAGCTGCTCGATCAAGTGAATAAGACACTCGGACGCCTGAACTCCGAAGGCAAGATTGATGAATTCGTAGCGGCAGCAAGCGAGCTTGCGGAGAGCAAATAATACGCGAAGCCGCGTATGCGGATAGCAGAGATCAGGATAGGCCCGCAGCTGGCTGCGGGATCATGCTTTACCATTAAGAAAATGGCGGTGATCCGCCGTTTTCTATTTTTTTGAGAAGAGGAGGGTCTGAGGGCAATGAATGTATTCGATATGGCTTATGAGTACCGCAATTTATTCTTATCCGGTCTGCAGTACACACTGCTGCTTGCAGTGCTGGGGGTATTCTTCGGTTTCGTACTCGGCATCCTGGTGTCGCTCCTGCGGATGTCCAAATGGAGAATACTGCGCTTTATCGCAACCGCATGGGTCGAATTCTTACGCGGGACGCCGATGCTGGTACAGCTGTTTCTGATACACTACGGGTTAACGGAGCTTGGACTTGAGTTTACGCCGATCCAGTCCGGTGCGATTACATTAACCATCAACAGTTCAGCTTATTTGGCGGAGATTTTCCGCGCGGGGATTCAGGGTGTAGACCGCGGTCAGGTTGAAGCAGCGCGTTCACTCGGAATGAAGCAGGGGATGACGCTGCGCTACATCGTGCTGCCGCAGGCGATTAAGAACGTGCTGCCGGCCATCGGTAACGAATTTATTACCATCATCAAAGAATCTTCAATTGTGTCTATGATCGGGGTTGCAGACCTGTTCTTTCAGGCGAAGACCATTACAACGATTACGTATGAGGGCCTGACACCCTATGTTATTATTGCCATCATGTATTTCGTACTGACATTCACACTATCCAAGCTGCTGGGTATATTGGAACGGAGGCTGAACACGGATGATCGAGGTTAAGAACCTGCGGAAGAGCTTTGGGAAGCTGGACATCCTGAAGGGCATTGATCTGGATATTCACAAGGGCGAGGTCGTTGTAGTCATCGGCCCCAGCGGATCGGGCAAAAGCACCTTTCTGCGCTGTCTGAACCTGCTGGAGCAGCCCACAGGCGGCGAGATCAGCTTCGAGGGTCAATCCATTACCGCGAAGCGCCATGACATCAACGTGACCCGCGAGAAAATGGGCATGGTGTTCCAGCAGTTCAACCTGTTCCCGCACAAATCGGTGCTGCAGAACATAATGCTCGCCCCGCTTAAGGTGAAGAAGCAACAGGCGGCGGAGACGGAGAAGTTCGCGATGGAGCTGCTGCGTACGGTAGGCCTTGAGGACAAGCGCGATGCTTATCCGGCCCAGCTCTCCGGCGGACAGAAGCAGCGGATCGCCATCGCCCGGGCGCTGGCTATGCAGCCGCATGTTATGCTGTTCGACGAACCAACCTCGGCACTGGACCCGGAGATGGTCGGTGAAGTGCTTGAGGTTATGAAGCAGCTGGCGGTGAACGGCATGACCATGGTGATTGTAACGCACGAGATGGGCTTCGCCCGTGAAGTGGGGGACCGTATCCTGTTCATGGACGGCGGAGTGATTGTGGAGCAGGGGACACCGGCAGAGGTGTTCGGTCATCCCAAGCATGCCCGCACGCGCGATTTTCTCAGCAAGGTATTATAGCAGGCCGGCTAATAACCCCACCGTATGGGGTTATTTTATTTTGGCGGAGTGCACAATGTTTGATATAGTATACAAATGATCAATCTACTTGAAAAGGAGTACATACAGATGAGAGATGATCTTTGCCGGATCGGCATTATTGATATTGGTTCCAACTCCATACGACTTGTAATTTATGACACGACACAGGCAGGCGGCTACAAAATCATCAAGGAATGTAAGTACTCTGCCCGTTTGAGCGAGAAGATTACGAAGGAAGGCCGGCTGGAGAAGAAGGATATGAATACGATCATACCTGTTCTTCAGCAGTTCAAGGAGATTTGTGATGATTTTGAAGTAGAGAAAATCCGCGCAGGCGCCACAGCCGCCATCCGTAATGCAGCGAACTCTGCAGAGATCATCAGCTACCTGTCCGAGGCCTCGTCCATTCCTATTGAAGTGGTCAGCGGATATCAGGAGGCGTATTTCGGCTTTCTTGGGGTGATCAATGCTTTTGATGTCCAGGACGGCTTCGTGATTGATATCGGCGGAGGGAGTACCGAGGTGACCTTATTCCGCGGACGGCGTTATCAGCAGAGTATCTCGTTCCCGTTCGGTGCGGTTAACACGAATCAGATGTTCAGCCAGGGCGGCAACTGGAACGCGGAGCAGATCCGCAAGCTGCAATTATACGTAACCGGCAGGCTGGTGGAGCATGACTGGCTATCGGCGGGCACAGGACTTCCGCTATACGGGCTGGGAGGAACGCTGCGCTCACTGGCGAAGCTCGATCAGCGGAACCGCGATTATTCGCTGCCTAATTCCCATGGCTATGTTCTGGAGAACGAGACGATCGAACGGTTTATGGAGGTTCTGCCCGTAACCCCCTTTGAGAAGCGTAAGGACCTGGATGGTCTGTCCAAAAGCCGGGCGGATATCATCGTATCCGGGCTGATTATTTTCCATACCGTCTATCATTACATTGGTGCCAGCCGGGCGCTGATCAGCGGGGAAGGCCTGCGTGAGGGCATGCTGCATGATCTGCTGGAGCCGGAGCAGCCGGTGCGTGACAGCGCGCTGGAATACAGCCTGGATACGATTATCCGCTTCGATATCCGCACCTCTAAGCGGCATCTCGACCATATCAACAAGCTGGCGCTGAGCCTGCTGGGAGCCTTTGAGCCGGAAGGGGACCGGGACGAGCAGAAGATGCTAATCTATGTGGCGATTATGCTGCACCGGACAGGCTCCAACATTAACTATTATCAATCCAAGCGGCACACCCACTATTGGCTCATGAATTCACCCATCCGCGGATTGACGCACCGCCAGCTGATTCTTAGCGCGTACATCGCTTCTTACAGCACAAAAAGCCGGAAGCAGAAATTGTCCCTGATGCATAAGGACATTTTGCTGCCTTCCGACGAGGAATGGATTCATAAGCTGGGTACATTAGTGCAGTTAAGCATTGCGCTGGACAGCACCGAGATCGGCATTGTCAGCGGGCTGAAGTCCCGTCTGCATAATCATACGCTGGATCTGGAGCTTCAGGGCGGACAGGTGCTTATCGGCTTGGAGGACATTGAGAATGCGCTCAAAGCCTTCAGGAATGCTTGGTCGGTGAAGGTAAAGCTCGGCTTCCCTTCCAGCGGGTAACATCCATAGCGGCGAACTGGCTCCGGAGCGGGGCCTTTTTGTCGTCGATCCGTTCATAATATCCGTTCGGCTGCAGGAAGCTGGATTTGACATTGTCCATCAGCGACAGCTCCAGAATCTTGACAATCTGATCGCGGATACTGTTATCCTTGACCGGACACATCAATTCGATCCGCCGGGTCAGGTTGCGCGTCATCCAGTCGGCACTGGACAGGTAGACCTCGGGATCGCCGCCATTCTCGAAGTAATAGATACGTGAGTGCTCCAGGAAGCGGTCCACAATACTGCGCACCGTAATGCGCTCACTGAGGCCTTCAATTCCCGGACGCAAGCAGCAGACTCCCCGGACGATCAGGTCGATGGACACTCCCGCCTGGGCTGCGCTGTAGAGATAATCAATGACCTCCTGGTTCGACAGGGAGTTCATCTTGGCGATAATCCGTGCAGGCCGGCCTGCGGCCGCATGCTCCGCCTCACGCAGAATCAGCTTCTGGAGCGACAGGCTCATGTTAGTCGGTGCTACGATGAAAGAGTTCCAATTGTAATTGGCAGAGTAGCCTGTCATCTGATTGAACAGCTCGGACGCATCCAGGCCAATCTCATGATTGGCGGTGAACAGGCTAAGGTCGGTATAGGCCTTGGCCGTACTGTCATTGTAGTTGCCTGTTCCCACATGAACATAACGGCGCAGCTCGGAGCCTTCCTGGCGTACGATCAGCGTTACCTTGGCATGGGTCTTGAGACCGACGAGACCATAAACCACATGGCAGCCGGACTGCTCCAGCTTACGCGCCCAGGCGATATTGCGTTCCTCATCAAAGCGCGCCTTCAGTTCCACAACCACCGTAACTTGCTTGCCGGACTCGGCTGCGTTGGCGAGGGCTGCTATCAGCGGAGAATTGCCGCTGACCCGGTACAGCGTCATTTTGATGGCCATCACCTGCTCATCCTCGGAGGCCTGGATAATGAAATCCGTCATGGCATCGAAGGATTCGTACGGATGATAGACCAGCACATCACGCTGGCTCAGCACTTCGAAGAAATCTTCATTCTCATCGAATTCCGCCGGGTACATCGGCTCGACAGGCGGATTGAGCAGATAGCTGAAGCCCTTCAGACTGCTGGTGAAGCTGCGCAGGAAGCCGAGATCAAGCGGACCTTCGATCTCGAAGACGAAGTCCTCCAGCTCGAATTCAGCCTGTAGCTGCTCAAGTGCATAGGGATGGATACCTTTCTGTACTTCCAGACGGGCAGGCACACCGCGGCGGCGTTTGCGGAGCTCCTTCTCGATCTCCTCCAGCAGATCCTCCGCGCCTTCTTCATCTATCGTCAGGTCGGAGTTGCGGGTCAGGCGGAATTCGCTGACGGCTACCGGATCATAACCGCTGAACAAGGTCTGAATATGATGGCGGATCACATCTTCAATGAATACAAATTGCCGTTTTTTGCTGTTCGAGCGGTGCGGCAAGGGAATGCAGCGCGGCAGATTGGACGGAATCTGCAGAATGGCGAAGTAAGGCTCCTCCTCCTGGCTGTTCTTCCTTGTCAGCACGACAGCCAGATAGATGAACTGGCTGTGGACCAGCGGGAACGGACGGCTCTGGTCGACGGCCATCGGAGTCAGCACAGGGAAAATAATATCACGGTAGTATTCCTCAATTGCCTGCTCCTGTGCCGGTGTTAAGTCTTCATAATCAACGAACACAATGCCCTCTTTATGCAGGCTGCGAGAAATATCCTTGAAGGTGCGGTACTGGTCGGCGACAATTTTGGTCACCCGTTTGCTGAGGCGTTTATAGAGGCCGGAGGGCGTATAGCCGGTGAAATCCTTTTTGGAATATCCCGCCCGGATCTGATCCTGAATGCCCGCTACCCGGACACTGATGAACTCATCCAGATTACTGGACACTATGGCCAGGAATTTAGCCCGCTCAATCAGCGGGTTCTCCGGGTCCTGTGCCTCGCCGAGCACCCGGCGGTTGAACTCGATCCAGCTGAGGTCACGGTTAAGATAGGCTGTTGCAGGACTAATATTGTTGATTTTTTTCTCATCTGTATTCACGTTCATGGACCCTCCAAGGTTGCTTCAATGTCTAGTTAAGATATCGTGTTCTTTCATTCTACTATTTGCTTGCGTGAGAAATGTTAAAACTGTGTAAAATTTTTGCGAAAATTCAGGAAACATGGCATATTTATGCCGAGTCCCTTAATAATGATTAAGAATATGTAATATTTATATCGGTGGTAACGCTTTATTTGGGATAATTATTTCCAATTGCCACAAAAACATAGCCAATGGTTACAAAGTTGTGATATATTCATTACTGTTAGTTTACAAACCTGGCGTCACCATTGAAGGAGGCAATTCATGAAACTCAAGATCAGAGCCATCACCGCCCTGGCGGCCGTACTGGGACTCGGCACCTTGCTTCACGCAGCTCCCGTTCAAGCTGACAGCGTACATATCGCTGGAGATACTACTACCTATTATACTCTATCCAATCATTATGGCATAAGCGTTGATGAGCTTATGAATGCGAACCCGCAGATTTCAGCGCTAAATATCTATCCCGGGCTGAAATTCACCATTCCGGGTGATGTTCAAGCCAAGACTGTGGCAGTAGCCAATACTGCAGCAGCTTCAGTAGAAGCTGTGGACGCAGCAGAAGTTCAAGCCCTGAGTGTGCAGCCGGCGACCAATACCGTTCAAGCCTGGGGCAAAGAATTCAATTACGCCAAAGTGCTGCAGGTCAAGGCTTCCGCCTATTCCTCGGCAGCCAGCGAGAATGGCAAGTGGGGCGCAGTCGATTATTTCGGCAATGCGCTGAAGCTCGGAACCATCGCCGTTGATCCGAGCGTGATTCCGCTGGGAACGAAGGTACTCGTAACCGGGTATACCCATCCGGGCCTTCCGAAGCAAGCCTTCGTAGCGACAGCGACGGATATGGGGAGTGCGATTAAGGGCAACCGGATCGATATCTTTATTCCGGGCAGCCAGAGCTTTGTAGCCGATTTCGGTTTTCAGTATGTAAATTTATATATTATTGAATAAACCAATAATGAACCTTTGTACCATATCAAGCACAATACGTAATCATGAAAAGGAAACAAAACCAGGCAGCATCCGCCGGTTTTGTTTCCTTTTTAAAATATAAGGATTTATATGTTTTTCGCTATACATGATCCTTCTATTTCTCGCTGAAACGGTACCGTCCTTCAAAGGACGGCAAAGCCGTTTCCACTTGCATTAGGACTCTAATGATCAAGCGGTTATTTGCTCTTGCTGACCTGTAGCATCTGGGGAACGGTCACGAAGCTGTATCCGCGCTGCCGCAGAATGCCGATGATCTCAGGCAGCGCCTGCAGCGTCCCTTGGAGGTTACTGCCTCTGCCGCCGCCCCCGTGCTGAAGAATAATGGCCCCTCTGCCAGCCTGGGAGAGAATGTTGTGCTTGACCTGATTTTTGGACAGGCCTCTCCAGTCGAGGGAGTCGACGTTCCAGTTCACCAGCTTATAGCCATGCGACTTCGCCCATTTAACCTGCGGCTCATTGATATCGCCATATGGCGGGCGGATCAGCTTCGGCTTGTATCCGGCCAGCAGCTGCAGAATATTCTCCGTACGGATAATCTGGATGCGGAACGCATTCATACTCAGCTTGCTGAACTGGGGGTGATTATAGGAGTGGTTGCCGATGGCATGGCCTTCGCGGATCATGCGTGCTACCAGGGCGGGATGCTTCTCCGCACGGCTGCCGACCACGAAGAAGGTGGCTTTGACTTTATATTTGCGCAGCACATCCAGGAGCTGCGGGGTGTAGCGGGGATCAGGCACATCATCGAAGGTAAGAGCGATCATTTTATGGCGTGGTCCCTGGGTCTTGAGTGTCTCCGGGTATTTGCGCAGTAATTGGCTGAGGGAGAGGCCCTTGCTTCTTTTATGGCGGTTTACTGAAGAAGGGGAGGCCGCTGATCCGGCAGGTACTGCCGTTTCTTCTTCAATAGAAGCTTCTGGCCGGGAGGATGGCAGGATCTCTTGTGCCGGCACTGGCGCAGGACTATCTGCCGCGGCTGCAGAGACAGGTACAAGCTCCGCAGCCGGTGCAGACAGGGCCAGGGCAATGACGGATATAAACAGCACAATTCGGCGGAATATTGCCAGTTTCATCAGAACGAAGCCTCCTCCAACCACGGTCCGGTTATTTTAGAATATAAGGGTTGTTATTTCCAAGCAGCCATGAAATTATGCCGTGAATCGTTGTATACTGAAATGGATCATAGATACGGGAAGGATGGAGACAAGAATGACCGATTTGTTTGCACCTTATGAACTGAAGGCTCTGACCCTGAAGAACCGCGTGGTCATGCCACCGATGTGCCAGTATGCGGTTGAGAAGCAGGACGGTATTCCCAATGACTGGCATTATGTGCATTATGTCAGCCGGGCTGTCGGGGGATGCGGCTTCATTATTGTAGAGATGAGCGGAGTTCACCCTGATGGGCGGATTACGAGCCGGGACACCGGGATCTGGGATGACGGGCAGATTCCGGCGTTCAAGCGGCTGACGGATGCCGTTCATGCCCATGGAGCTAAGATTGCCATCCAGCTCGGACATGCCGGCCGTAAGGCCGTCGATGCTGCCCCGCCGGTTGCACCTTCGGCCATCCCGTTCGATGATACCTATGCGATGCCCAAGGCGCTTAGCCGTGAAGAGATTACGGAGCTGATTATCGCCTTCCGGGAAGCGGCGCGGCGTGCGGTTGAAGCGGGGTTCGATACGGTTGAGCTGCATGGAGCCCATGGATACCTCATCCACCAGTTCCATTCCCCGCTCTCCAATATCCGGGATGATGAGTATGGACAAGACCCCATCTTGTTCGGGGAACAGGTGGTAGAGGCAGTGCGTGAGGTGCTGCCGGCTGAAATGCCGCTAATCATGCGGGTGTCCGCCAAGGAATACGTGGAGGGCGGTTATGATGAAGCGTATGCGCTGGAATTCTGCCGCCGCTATAAGGAGGCAGGCGTAGACCTGTTCCATGTATCCTCGGGCGGGGAGGGGCCGATTGGCTCGAATGGCGGCCCGAATGCAGGGTCAGCTTATCAGGTGGGGCTTGCCGAATACATACGCAGCGGATTACAGGTCCCCGTTATTGCTGTAGGCCGTCTGGAGTCCTATGAGGAAGCGCAGGCGGTGATAACGGAGGCGAAGGCAGAGCTTGTAGCTGTAGGCAGAGGCCTGCTCAGTGACCCGTACTGGACGCTTCATGCTGCTGAGGCACTGGACGGTATTGATCCGTCCGATCTGCCCGCACCTTATGTACGCGGAATCTGGAACAAGAAATAGAGGGCATCATTTGTGAATAATGTCACAGATTTTAAGTTCCTTCTAAGGCATGGTTAATAAGATTAAATTTGAAGGAGCTTGATAACGTGGCGACGGTGATTAGTAATGAGCGGCTGGCTGAAGGAGTGTACCACCTGGTAGTTGAAGGGGGAAACAGCGGGGAGATGGGTCAGTTCTACATGCTGCGGGCATGGGGAGCCTATCCGCTGCTGTCAAGACCCCTTAGCATACATCAGGTGAATGATAACGGTGTTGAATTCTTGTATCACGTAGTGGGCGAAGGAACAGAGATCCTTGCCGCACTGAATCCGGGCGATCCGCTGGAGCTGGAGGGACCGTTCGGTACAGGCTTCCCGCAGGTCGAAGGCAAGGTAGCGCTAGTGGGCGGGGGGATCGGAATTGCTCCGCTGTATTATTGTGCGCAAAAGCTTCCGGGAAGTGATATCTATCTCGGCTTCAGCCGCGAGCCTTTCCGTACCGAAGCCTTCCGTCCTCTGGCTGCTGAGCTGACCGTCGATGTAGGCGGATTGATTCTGGACAGCGTGGATTTCTCGGCGTATGACCATATCTTCGTCTGCGGCCCGCATCCGATGCTGAAGGCTGCACAGCTCAAGGGCATTGCTCCAGATTCTGGGGGCAAGCGCCCCGCCGTCTATCTGTCCCTGGAGAACCGGATGGCCTGCGGCATCGGCGCCTGCCTGGTCTGCAGCGTCTCTTGTAAGGACGGGCAACGCAAAGCCTGTGCGGACGGTCCTGTCTTCCTGGCTGAGGAGGTATTATTCCATGATTAATACAACTGCAACGATTGCCGGTGTGTCCTTCAAGAACCCGATTGTCATGGCTTCCGGCACCTTCGGCTTCGGCCGTGAATATGGCCGGTTATACGATGTGTCCCTGCTGGGCGGTATCTCCGGCAAGGGTCTTACGCTTCATGCCAAAGCCGGTAATCCCGGAATCCGCGTCTATGAGACCCCTTCCGGGATGCTGAACAGTGTAGGGCTTGAGAATCCGGGAGTAGAGGCCTTTCTGGCCAAGGAGCTGCCATATTGGGAGACGCTGGATACCGCACGTATCGTGAATCTGGGCGGCAACACGCTGGCGGATTATGTACTGGGTGCGGAGCTGATCCAGCGGGATGCGGATGCCCGTCTTCTGGCCGGGAAGCCGGCCGTGGATATGATTGAACTGAATATCTCCTGCCCGAACGTGAAGGAGGGCGGGATTGCTTTTGGCGTGAAGACTCCTGCGGCACAGGAAGTGGTCCGTGCGGTCCGTGCGGCTACAAGCCTGCCGCTGGCCGTGAAGCTGTCGCCGAATGCAGAGGATATCGCAGAGATGGCTGTGATGTGCGAAGCAGAGGGCGCGGACGCCGTCTCTCTGATCAACACGATCTCCGGGATGAAGATCGATGTCCGCCGCCGCCGCAGTGTCTTCAATAACCTCTATGCGGGACTGTCCGGACCGGCGATTAAGCCGGTGGCTCTG
The window above is part of the Paenibacillus sp. FSL H8-0048 genome. Proteins encoded here:
- a CDS encoding alpha-glycosidase, producing the protein MLLEAMYHVPRDKWAYAYDTETIHLRVRTKRDDVDYVVALTGDKYDWQHTSYDIIMEKAASDDKFDYWEAAVRPKYKRLSYTFRVSKGMETVYLLDNGIRSECPPPPNHFYEFPYIHGIDLFRVPPWAKDAVFYQIMTERFANGNPLINPDGTQPWGGKPELNNFFGGDLQGVLDHLDDLQELGVNALYFTPLFVSPSNHKYDIVDYRRVDPHFGDNELLKQVVEECHRRGLRVMLDAVFNHCSDQFPPFQDVLAKGEYSVYRDWFHVNSFPAEIVDGIPTYDTFGFYGNMPKFNTANHEVKSYLLEVAEYWIKEIKVDGWRLDVANEVDHHFWRDFRKVVKAANPDAYIVGEVWSDSLTWLLGDQFDSVMNYPFSGTVLEFFNGGMDGITFGHRIGGLLMRYPQQTNEVVFNLLGSHDTPRLLTVLGEDKRKLKLTVVFLFTFMGTPCIYYGDEIGLTGYEDPDCRKCMEWEQSKQDRELYDFYRRMISLRKEHKALREGRFRILQAGEHDPCIVYERADELIHFTVWMNNSPQPRTLSHPMETSDWLDALTGEAVAPERGMMNVALEPYEYRILFRHIVEVESND
- a CDS encoding amino acid ABC transporter permease; its protein translation is MNVFDMAYEYRNLFLSGLQYTLLLAVLGVFFGFVLGILVSLLRMSKWRILRFIATAWVEFLRGTPMLVQLFLIHYGLTELGLEFTPIQSGAITLTINSSAYLAEIFRAGIQGVDRGQVEAARSLGMKQGMTLRYIVLPQAIKNVLPAIGNEFITIIKESSIVSMIGVADLFFQAKTITTITYEGLTPYVIIAIMYFVLTFTLSKLLGILERRLNTDDRG
- the ppk1 gene encoding polyphosphate kinase 1; amino-acid sequence: MNVNTDEKKINNISPATAYLNRDLSWIEFNRRVLGEAQDPENPLIERAKFLAIVSSNLDEFISVRVAGIQDQIRAGYSKKDFTGYTPSGLYKRLSKRVTKIVADQYRTFKDISRSLHKEGIVFVDYEDLTPAQEQAIEEYYRDIIFPVLTPMAVDQSRPFPLVHSQFIYLAVVLTRKNSQEEEPYFAILQIPSNLPRCIPLPHRSNSKKRQFVFIEDVIRHHIQTLFSGYDPVAVSEFRLTRNSDLTIDEEGAEDLLEEIEKELRKRRRGVPARLEVQKGIHPYALEQLQAEFELEDFVFEIEGPLDLGFLRSFTSSLKGFSYLLNPPVEPMYPAEFDENEDFFEVLSQRDVLVYHPYESFDAMTDFIIQASEDEQVMAIKMTLYRVSGNSPLIAALANAAESGKQVTVVVELKARFDEERNIAWARKLEQSGCHVVYGLVGLKTHAKVTLIVRQEGSELRRYVHVGTGNYNDSTAKAYTDLSLFTANHEIGLDASELFNQMTGYSANYNWNSFIVAPTNMSLSLQKLILREAEHAAAGRPARIIAKMNSLSNQEVIDYLYSAAQAGVSIDLIVRGVCCLRPGIEGLSERITVRSIVDRFLEHSRIYYFENGGDPEVYLSSADWMTRNLTRRIELMCPVKDNSIRDQIVKILELSLMDNVKSSFLQPNGYYERIDDKKAPLRSQFAAMDVTRWKGSRALPSPTKHS
- a CDS encoding Ppx/GppA phosphatase family protein, producing the protein MRDDLCRIGIIDIGSNSIRLVIYDTTQAGGYKIIKECKYSARLSEKITKEGRLEKKDMNTIIPVLQQFKEICDDFEVEKIRAGATAAIRNAANSAEIISYLSEASSIPIEVVSGYQEAYFGFLGVINAFDVQDGFVIDIGGGSTEVTLFRGRRYQQSISFPFGAVNTNQMFSQGGNWNAEQIRKLQLYVTGRLVEHDWLSAGTGLPLYGLGGTLRSLAKLDQRNRDYSLPNSHGYVLENETIERFMEVLPVTPFEKRKDLDGLSKSRADIIVSGLIIFHTVYHYIGASRALISGEGLREGMLHDLLEPEQPVRDSALEYSLDTIIRFDIRTSKRHLDHINKLALSLLGAFEPEGDRDEQKMLIYVAIMLHRTGSNINYYQSKRHTHYWLMNSPIRGLTHRQLILSAYIASYSTKSRKQKLSLMHKDILLPSDEEWIHKLGTLVQLSIALDSTEIGIVSGLKSRLHNHTLDLELQGGQVLIGLEDIENALKAFRNAWSVKVKLGFPSSG
- a CDS encoding amino acid ABC transporter ATP-binding protein → MIEVKNLRKSFGKLDILKGIDLDIHKGEVVVVIGPSGSGKSTFLRCLNLLEQPTGGEISFEGQSITAKRHDINVTREKMGMVFQQFNLFPHKSVLQNIMLAPLKVKKQQAAETEKFAMELLRTVGLEDKRDAYPAQLSGGQKQRIAIARALAMQPHVMLFDEPTSALDPEMVGEVLEVMKQLAVNGMTMVIVTHEMGFAREVGDRILFMDGGVIVEQGTPAEVFGHPKHARTRDFLSKVL
- a CDS encoding transporter substrate-binding domain-containing protein; translated protein: MNKWGKLSMGLLLAAGLLAGCGSNNDKNNTAASGNGGAASTEAPAKKLIMGTSADFPPYEFHKMVEGKDTIVGFDIEIAKEIAADLGQELEIKDLPFDSLLNELASGRIDMVISGLSPTPERAEAVGLSDIYYKAEQAVVVREADKDKFATMDALKGAKIGIQTGSIQEGIAKGIEGAQLTSLSKISEIVLQLQSNRVDASIMEGPVAKSFVKNVKGLVITDAKPEVEDDGYAIGVKKGNTELLDQVNKTLGRLNSEGKIDEFVAAASELAESK